From Variimorphobacter saccharofermentans, one genomic window encodes:
- the cas4 gene encoding CRISPR-associated protein Cas4, with the protein MEYNEEEYLMLSGIQHFAFCRRQWALIHIEQQWQENVRTVEGNILHESAHKDDFNEKRGKVIISRGMPVYSRILGINGVCDVVEFHENKNGVSIHGREGTYLPIPVEYKHGKPKEDDMDALQLCAQAMCIEEMMLCHIDVGYLYYGETRHRQKIEFNEELRNKVVRLFQEMHELYHKQYTPKVKPSKACKACSLTDLCVPKLYKTLTVKEYIDGIIKEE; encoded by the coding sequence ATGGAATATAATGAAGAAGAATATCTCATGCTATCAGGAATTCAGCATTTTGCTTTTTGCCGACGGCAATGGGCACTGATACATATTGAGCAGCAATGGCAAGAAAATGTCAGAACTGTTGAAGGTAATATATTGCATGAAAGTGCCCATAAAGACGATTTTAATGAGAAAAGAGGGAAAGTTATTATATCACGTGGGATGCCTGTTTACTCAAGGATCCTTGGGATTAATGGTGTATGTGATGTGGTTGAATTCCATGAGAACAAAAATGGTGTTTCAATACACGGAAGAGAAGGAACCTACCTTCCGATTCCTGTTGAATATAAACATGGTAAACCTAAAGAAGATGACATGGATGCATTACAACTTTGTGCTCAGGCTATGTGCATAGAAGAAATGATGCTTTGTCACATAGATGTAGGATATCTATATTATGGAGAGACAAGACACAGGCAGAAAATCGAGTTTAATGAAGAATTACGAAATAAGGTAGTCCGTTTATTTCAGGAAATGCATGAGCTATATCATAAGCAATATACACCAAAGGTAAAACCATCAAAAGCATGTAAAGCTTGCTCCTTAACAGATTTATGTGTGCCTAAGCTTTATAAAACATTGACAGTAAAAGAATACATTGATGGGATAATAAAGGAGGAGTAA